Proteins encoded within one genomic window of Sphaerotilus montanus:
- a CDS encoding BMP family ABC transporter substrate-binding protein, with translation MSKLSKRTLIRASGWAALAATAALVGCGKKEEAAPAAAPASAPAAEAPKKPEPLKVAFAYVGPVGDAGWTFAHDSARKAIEAEFGDKIVTSFVENVPESADAERVMRDLVGQGNKLVFGTTFGYMEPMLKVAADTPDVKFEHATGYKSAPNMRTYDSRTYEGAYMAGVIAGSMTKSNTLGVVGSIPIPEVIRNINSFTLGAQSVNPKIKTKVVWVNKWFDPPKEGEGAGSLISGGADVLFQNTDSSAVLQKAEEKGKFAFGWDSDMSKFGPNSHLASAVINWTPYYKKAVKDALDGTWATGGVWWGVKEGAIDVVSISDKVPAEVKDKVAKVKAGLTDGSFVIWKGPIVGQDGKTVLAKDAVADDKFMSGINFYVKGVEGKVPSGN, from the coding sequence ATGTCCAAGCTCTCGAAGCGCACCCTGATCCGGGCGTCCGGCTGGGCCGCACTGGCCGCCACCGCCGCCCTGGTCGGCTGTGGCAAGAAGGAAGAAGCGGCGCCTGCTGCTGCGCCCGCCTCTGCACCTGCCGCAGAAGCCCCCAAGAAGCCCGAGCCGCTCAAGGTCGCCTTCGCCTACGTCGGCCCGGTGGGCGATGCTGGCTGGACCTTCGCCCATGACAGCGCCCGCAAGGCGATCGAGGCCGAGTTCGGCGACAAGATCGTCACCTCCTTCGTCGAGAACGTGCCCGAGTCCGCGGACGCCGAGCGTGTCATGCGCGACCTGGTCGGCCAGGGCAACAAGCTGGTCTTCGGCACCACCTTCGGCTACATGGAGCCGATGCTCAAGGTCGCCGCCGACACGCCCGATGTCAAGTTCGAGCACGCCACCGGCTACAAGTCGGCGCCGAACATGCGCACGTACGACAGCCGCACCTACGAGGGCGCGTACATGGCCGGTGTCATCGCCGGCTCGATGACCAAGTCGAACACGCTGGGCGTGGTCGGCTCGATCCCCATCCCCGAGGTGATCCGCAACATCAACTCCTTCACCCTCGGTGCGCAGAGCGTGAACCCGAAGATCAAGACCAAGGTGGTCTGGGTCAACAAGTGGTTCGATCCGCCGAAGGAAGGCGAGGGCGCCGGCAGCCTGATCTCGGGCGGCGCCGACGTGCTGTTCCAGAACACCGACTCCAGCGCCGTGCTGCAGAAGGCCGAGGAAAAGGGCAAGTTCGCCTTCGGCTGGGACTCGGACATGAGCAAGTTCGGCCCCAACTCGCACCTGGCCTCGGCCGTCATCAACTGGACGCCGTACTACAAGAAGGCCGTCAAGGATGCGCTGGACGGTACCTGGGCGACGGGTGGCGTGTGGTGGGGCGTCAAGGAGGGCGCGATCGATGTCGTGTCGATCTCCGACAAGGTGCCTGCCGAGGTCAAGGACAAGGTTGCCAAGGTCAAGGCCGGCCTGACCGACGGCAGCTTCGTGATCTGGAAGGGCCCGATCGTCGGCCAGGATGGCAAGACCGTGCTGGCCAAGGACGCGGTGGCCGACGACAAGTTCATGTCGGGCATCAACTTCTACGTCAAGGGCGTCGAAGGCAAGGTGCCGAGCGGCAACTGA
- a CDS encoding ABC transporter permease, protein MNEYALLLAASLNAGTVLAIAGLGLLINERAGVLNLGAEGMMLVAAVAGFATSVHTGNDWLAFAAGAGAGALMAAAFGVLVIWLNTNQYATGLALSLFGGGFSAFVGIRYTQEKLAERPHFDIPVLSDIPFIGPAFFKQHPMVYLTIALMVALVWFLYRSRAGLVLRAVGESPESAHALGYPVRRIRLLAVMAGGALCGVAGAYLSVIYTPLWVEGMTAGKGWIALALTTFATWRPVRVLLGAYLFGGVTMLQFHLQGEGVELPSQLLTALPYVATIVVLVLISRNPAWIRANMPASIGKPFFPGS, encoded by the coding sequence ATGAACGAATACGCGCTGCTGCTGGCGGCGTCGCTGAACGCGGGCACCGTGCTGGCCATCGCCGGCCTCGGGCTGCTGATCAACGAGCGGGCCGGCGTGCTCAACCTCGGCGCCGAGGGGATGATGCTGGTGGCGGCGGTCGCGGGGTTCGCCACCTCGGTGCACACCGGCAACGACTGGCTGGCCTTCGCGGCCGGGGCGGGCGCGGGCGCGCTGATGGCGGCGGCGTTCGGCGTGCTGGTGATCTGGCTGAACACCAACCAGTACGCCACGGGACTCGCGCTCAGCCTGTTCGGCGGCGGCTTCTCTGCCTTTGTCGGCATCCGCTACACGCAGGAGAAGCTGGCCGAGCGACCGCATTTCGACATCCCCGTGCTGTCCGACATTCCCTTCATCGGCCCCGCCTTCTTCAAGCAGCACCCGATGGTCTACCTGACGATCGCGCTGATGGTCGCGCTGGTGTGGTTCCTCTACCGCTCGCGGGCGGGCCTCGTGCTGCGCGCGGTGGGCGAGTCACCGGAGTCGGCGCATGCGCTGGGCTATCCGGTGCGGCGCATCCGGCTGCTGGCGGTGATGGCGGGCGGGGCGCTGTGCGGGGTCGCGGGCGCTTATCTGTCGGTGATCTACACGCCGCTGTGGGTCGAGGGCATGACGGCCGGCAAGGGCTGGATCGCGCTGGCGCTGACGACCTTCGCGACCTGGCGGCCGGTGCGCGTGCTGCTGGGGGCCTACCTCTTCGGCGGCGTGACGATGCTGCAGTTCCACCTGCAGGGCGAAGGGGTCGAACTGCCGAGCCAGCTGCTCACCGCGCTGCCCTATGTCGCCACCATCGTGGTGCTGGTGCTGATCTCGCGGAACCCCGCGTGGATCCGCGCCAACATGCCGGCGTCGATCGGCAAGCCGTTCTTCCCGGGTTCCTGA